A window of the Polaribacter sp. HaHaR_3_91 genome harbors these coding sequences:
- the kynU gene encoding kynureninase, whose protein sequence is MQYQNSLAFAKQQDKEDSLSYLRNQFHIPKDKNGNDWLYFTGNSLGLQPKSTKEYINQELEDWANLGVEGHFEAKNPWLNYHELLTDKMAKIVGAKPIEVVVMNTLTTNLHLLMVSFYRPTKTKYKIVIESDAFPSDRYAVQSQLEFHGFSKEDVIEWKPRKGKELLNIDDLETIVKEQGDEIALLLIGGVNYYTGQFLDLKRIAQIGHAKDCVVGIDLAHGAGNIQPDLHESGVDFASWCTYKYLNSGPGSLAGLFVHEKHAKNKDLPRFSGWWNHNKTTRFNMRMPFDVMEGAEGWQLSNPPILSMAAILASLDIFEEVGMDALRQKSEKLTGYFEFLINEIGSDDIKIITPSNPKERGCQLSIQVKNADKSLHTKLTEKHIITDWREPDVIRCAPTPLYNTFEDVYRMVTILKGLL, encoded by the coding sequence ATGCAGTATCAAAATTCGTTAGCGTTTGCCAAACAGCAAGATAAAGAAGATTCACTTTCTTATTTGCGAAATCAATTTCATATTCCGAAAGATAAAAACGGAAACGATTGGTTGTATTTTACAGGGAATTCTTTAGGCTTACAGCCAAAATCTACCAAAGAATACATCAATCAAGAATTAGAAGATTGGGCAAATCTAGGTGTAGAAGGTCATTTTGAAGCAAAAAATCCGTGGTTAAATTACCATGAATTGTTAACAGATAAAATGGCGAAAATTGTTGGAGCAAAACCAATTGAAGTTGTGGTAATGAATACACTAACAACTAATTTGCATTTGTTAATGGTTTCGTTTTACAGACCTACAAAAACTAAGTATAAAATTGTCATAGAAAGTGATGCTTTTCCTTCGGATAGATACGCAGTGCAATCTCAATTAGAATTTCATGGATTTTCTAAAGAAGATGTAATTGAGTGGAAACCAAGAAAAGGAAAGGAATTATTAAATATTGATGATTTAGAAACCATTGTTAAAGAACAAGGTGATGAAATTGCTTTGTTATTAATTGGTGGTGTAAATTATTATACTGGTCAGTTTTTAGACTTAAAGCGAATCGCTCAGATTGGGCATGCGAAAGATTGTGTTGTCGGAATCGATTTAGCACATGGGGCAGGAAACATTCAGCCAGATTTACATGAATCAGGAGTCGATTTTGCATCTTGGTGTACCTATAAATATTTAAATTCAGGACCGGGAAGTTTAGCAGGCTTATTTGTTCATGAAAAACACGCAAAAAATAAAGACTTACCTCGTTTTTCTGGTTGGTGGAATCATAATAAAACTACGCGTTTTAATATGAGAATGCCTTTTGATGTGATGGAAGGAGCAGAAGGTTGGCAGTTATCCAATCCGCCAATATTATCTATGGCAGCAATTTTGGCTTCATTAGATATTTTTGAAGAAGTTGGTATGGATGCTTTGCGTCAGAAATCAGAAAAATTAACTGGTTATTTCGAGTTTTTAATCAATGAAATTGGTTCTGATGATATTAAAATTATTACACCTTCAAATCCAAAAGAACGTGGTTGTCAATTATCCATTCAAGTTAAAAATGCCGATAAAAGTTTGCATACAAAACTAACAGAAAAACATATTATTACAGATTGGCGAGAACCAGATGTTATTCGTTGTGCACCAACTCCATTATATAATACTTTTGAGGATGTGTACAGAATGGTTACAATTTTAAAAGGATTGTTATAA
- a CDS encoding PAS domain-containing protein, whose translation MKNNLTEMKCLDIYLSGLNKEEYNEIKPKVEISKVKTTPLVSWDIFMDDYYIRLIEAKKRMEIEQVLSFAKKFNWKNDLNLAFSENDYEALIVTDKNQNIIWVNEGFTSMTGYSKKFAINKTPKFLQGEETSVKTKNRIQEKIEQVNPFKEIIVNYKKDGTAYNCEVKIIPLFNENTTHYLAFEKKIG comes from the coding sequence ATGAAAAATAATCTTACTGAAATGAAATGCTTGGATATTTACCTGTCTGGTCTTAATAAAGAAGAATATAATGAAATAAAGCCAAAAGTTGAAATTTCAAAAGTAAAAACGACGCCATTAGTCAGTTGGGATATTTTTATGGATGATTATTATATAAGGTTAATTGAAGCTAAAAAGAGAATGGAAATCGAACAAGTACTTTCTTTTGCTAAAAAGTTCAATTGGAAAAATGACTTAAATCTTGCTTTTTCTGAAAATGACTATGAAGCATTAATCGTAACTGACAAAAATCAAAACATAATTTGGGTAAACGAAGGATTTACATCAATGACTGGTTATTCTAAAAAATTTGCAATAAACAAAACACCTAAATTCTTACAAGGAGAAGAAACTTCTGTAAAAACAAAAAATAGAATTCAGGAAAAAATAGAGCAAGTCAACCCTTTTAAAGAAATTATTGTAAACTACAAAAAAGACGGAACAGCTTATAATTGTGAAGTTAAGATAATTCCATTATTCAATGAGAATACAACTCACTACTTAGCCTTCGAAAAAAAAATAGGATAG
- a CDS encoding M23 family metallopeptidase, protein MNKYLFIFILLISYNSFSQLNFKTYFKKAENGFEFLADNNEYCPVSVEVDLELVNLSTSNGNFKTYVIPARTTGFVITTLKAIKAGSYKYNSKTRYNYGDFATKEKDTIAVNKKDTIAVEEYIYNLPFKQGKKFKVSQGYNGIITHQKKNALDFLMPIGTEIYAVREGVVIKVVDHNTKTCVTKGCLEYNNFILIYHSDGTFSDYAHINTNSATVKPGDKVAKGQLIAKSGNIGWSTGPHLHFEVFKQEIIKRETLKTKFKINDGTEVPVYLEEKVKYQRKYE, encoded by the coding sequence ATGAATAAATATCTATTTATTTTCATTTTATTAATTTCTTATAATTCATTCTCTCAACTTAATTTTAAAACTTATTTTAAAAAAGCAGAGAATGGATTTGAGTTTTTAGCAGACAACAATGAGTATTGTCCGGTTTCGGTAGAGGTAGATTTAGAGTTGGTTAACTTGTCTACATCCAACGGAAATTTTAAAACATACGTAATTCCTGCAAGAACTACAGGCTTTGTAATTACTACATTAAAAGCAATAAAAGCTGGTTCTTACAAGTACAATTCTAAAACACGGTATAATTACGGAGATTTTGCAACGAAAGAGAAAGATACTATTGCCGTAAATAAGAAAGACACCATTGCTGTTGAAGAATACATTTACAATCTTCCTTTTAAACAAGGAAAAAAGTTTAAAGTATCTCAAGGTTATAATGGCATAATAACACATCAAAAGAAAAACGCACTAGATTTTCTAATGCCAATTGGTACAGAAATTTATGCAGTAAGGGAAGGTGTTGTAATTAAGGTGGTAGATCATAACACCAAAACATGTGTTACTAAAGGCTGTTTAGAGTATAATAATTTTATTTTAATCTATCATTCAGACGGTACATTCTCCGATTATGCACACATAAATACTAATTCTGCTACCGTAAAACCAGGCGATAAAGTAGCTAAAGGTCAGTTAATTGCTAAAAGCGGAAATATTGGTTGGTCAACCGGTCCTCATTTACATTTTGAAGTTTTTAAGCAAGAAATTATTAAGCGAGAAACCCTTAAAACCAAGTTTAAAATTAACGACGGAACAGAAGTACCCGTTTATTTAGAAGAAAAAGTAAAGTATCAAAGAAAGTATGAATAG
- a CDS encoding flavodoxin family protein — protein MQKTDFSNLKVIYINCTLKKSPQESHTKTLMEVSKAIMVKENVKIDEIRLIDHQVASGVYPDMTEHGWDVDEWPELTKRVLDADILIVGTPIWLGEKSSEAQKLIERLYALSGLTNNKGQYVFYGKVGGCIITGNEDGVKHCAMGILYSLQHVGYSIPPQADSGWIGKVGPGPSYGDKEWKGEKLDKPVGFDSDFTNRNTTFMTYNLLHLALMLKKNGGYNNYGNSRKEWDDGERWEFENPEYR, from the coding sequence ATGCAAAAAACAGATTTCAGTAATTTAAAAGTAATTTACATAAATTGTACTCTTAAAAAGTCACCACAAGAAAGCCACACCAAAACATTAATGGAAGTTTCAAAAGCCATTATGGTTAAAGAAAACGTTAAAATAGATGAGATTAGACTAATAGACCATCAAGTAGCAAGTGGTGTTTATCCTGATATGACTGAACATGGATGGGATGTTGATGAGTGGCCAGAATTAACAAAGAGAGTTCTAGACGCAGATATTCTTATCGTTGGAACACCAATTTGGCTTGGAGAAAAATCTTCTGAAGCCCAAAAACTAATTGAAAGACTTTATGCTTTAAGTGGTTTAACCAATAACAAAGGCCAGTATGTTTTTTACGGTAAAGTTGGTGGCTGCATAATTACAGGTAATGAAGATGGCGTAAAACATTGTGCAATGGGAATATTATATTCGCTTCAACACGTAGGATACTCCATACCGCCACAAGCAGATTCTGGATGGATTGGAAAAGTTGGTCCTGGACCAAGTTATGGTGATAAAGAGTGGAAAGGAGAAAAATTAGATAAACCTGTTGGTTTCGATAGTGATTTTACAAATAGAAACACAACTTTTATGACCTATAATTTACTTCACTTAGCACTGATGTTAAAGAAAAATGGTGGCTACAATAATTATGGAAACTCTCGAAAAGAATGGGATGATGGAGAACGTTGGGAATTTGAAAATCCAGAATACAGATAA
- a CDS encoding DUF1697 domain-containing protein, with protein sequence MKKYIVLLRGINVSGKNILPSAELRDLLNDLGFKNVQTYIQSGNIILESDEGKSVICKKINEGIQTKFGYDVPVIARTIPQFKKAFANYPFPTDNTKIVAFVFLNKKVYETKIDVKGIDNDQYLIDNDMVFIHCETGFAKTKLSNKLFERKLNVSATTRNYNTTLKLLELAESD encoded by the coding sequence ATGAAAAAATATATAGTTTTATTAAGAGGAATAAATGTATCAGGAAAAAATATTCTTCCATCAGCAGAACTACGTGATTTATTAAACGATTTAGGTTTTAAAAACGTACAAACATACATTCAGAGTGGAAACATTATTTTAGAATCAGACGAAGGTAAATCTGTAATTTGTAAGAAAATTAATGAAGGAATTCAAACTAAATTTGGTTACGATGTTCCTGTAATTGCAAGAACAATTCCTCAATTTAAAAAAGCATTTGCTAATTACCCTTTTCCAACAGACAACACCAAAATAGTTGCCTTTGTTTTCTTAAACAAAAAAGTATATGAAACAAAAATAGACGTTAAAGGTATTGATAACGATCAATATTTAATCGATAATGATATGGTATTTATTCATTGCGAAACTGGCTTTGCTAAAACAAAACTTTCTAATAAATTATTTGAAAGAAAGTTGAATGTAAGTGCGACAAC
- a CDS encoding C40 family peptidase yields MKPLKHLFLIVLLISLSCKKENNTTDELTNIYATLKTTYAPDKRVELFDINFEQVDNQLILEGETTSKEAFSILLDSLKNRNVKFTNNVRILPDDVVGLQQYAVARNSVINIRSNPKHSAELGTQGLLGMSVKVLDKKGDFYRIQTPDKYISWVDRGGIQLMNKSEFDTWNNAKKVIFTETYGYTYADKSENSKIVSDITLGALLQYVSEDNDFYEVKYPDNRIAFLKKNEAVIYNSWLESVVASKENIETAAKTMTGFPYLWGGTSSKGIDCSGFTKMVYLMNGFIIPRDASQQINAGKTVDKDLKFEGLEKGDLMFFGKKATADAKQRVTHVGIWLGNDKMEFIHSAGNVHLSSMNADEANYDEFNKNRYLGSQRYLGVEDKMIVDLKEKIKL; encoded by the coding sequence ATGAAACCCTTAAAGCACTTATTTTTAATTGTACTTCTTATTTCTTTATCTTGTAAAAAGGAGAACAACACTACAGACGAATTAACAAACATTTACGCAACGCTAAAAACAACCTATGCTCCTGACAAACGTGTAGAATTGTTTGATATAAATTTTGAGCAAGTAGACAACCAACTTATTTTAGAAGGAGAAACTACTTCTAAAGAAGCTTTTTCAATTTTATTAGATAGTTTAAAAAACAGAAATGTAAAATTTACCAACAATGTGAGAATTTTACCTGATGATGTAGTTGGTTTACAACAATATGCAGTCGCAAGAAATTCGGTTATTAATATTCGTTCTAACCCAAAACATTCTGCCGAATTAGGCACGCAAGGTTTACTTGGAATGTCTGTTAAAGTATTGGATAAAAAAGGTGATTTCTATAGAATTCAGACTCCGGATAAATACATTTCTTGGGTAGATAGAGGCGGAATTCAATTAATGAATAAAAGTGAATTTGATACTTGGAACAATGCTAAAAAAGTAATTTTTACAGAAACTTATGGATATACTTATGCTGATAAATCTGAAAATTCTAAAATTGTTTCTGATATTACTTTAGGTGCATTATTGCAATATGTTTCTGAAGATAATGATTTTTATGAAGTAAAATATCCTGATAATAGAATAGCATTTCTTAAAAAAAATGAAGCTGTTATATACAATTCTTGGTTAGAAAGCGTGGTTGCTTCAAAAGAGAATATAGAAACTGCTGCGAAAACTATGACTGGTTTCCCTTATTTATGGGGAGGAACTTCTAGCAAAGGAATTGATTGTAGTGGTTTTACTAAAATGGTGTATTTAATGAATGGTTTTATCATTCCTAGAGATGCTTCTCAACAAATAAATGCAGGTAAAACGGTAGATAAAGATTTAAAATTTGAAGGTTTAGAAAAAGGAGATTTAATGTTCTTTGGAAAAAAAGCAACTGCTGATGCCAAACAACGTGTTACACACGTAGGAATTTGGTTAGGAAATGATAAAATGGAATTTATCCATTCTGCTGGAAATGTGCATTTAAGTTCTATGAACGCTGATGAAGCTAATTATGATGAATTCAATAAGAATAGATATTTAGGTAGCCAGCGATATTTGGGCGTTGAAGATAAGATGATTGTTGATTTGAAAGAAAAAATAAAACTTTAA
- the serA gene encoding phosphoglycerate dehydrogenase codes for MISTKRNYIFDFDSTLTKVEALDVLAEITLENNPKKEAIIQEIIDITNLGIDGEISFTESLERRIKLLKANQADLSGLVAALKKQVSKSIESNKEFFEKFADDIYVISCGFKEFIDPIVEEYNIPSERVYANTFEFAADGEIIGFDANNPLSQHNGKIKCLKDMNLEGEIQVIGDGYSDYVTREAGVADKFFAYTENVSRIKTTENADHIAPNLDEFLYVNKLPRNISYPKNRIKILLLENVHPDAFNKLSTDGFSVETVSKSLSEDELIEKIKDVHVLGIRSKTNVTQRVVDAAEKLMVVSAFCIGTKQIDLEACKENGVVVFNAPYSNTRSVVELAIGEIIMLMRSVFQRSTEIHNGQWNKTAEGSREVRGKKLGIVGYGNIGKQLSILAEALGMDVYYYDVEDTLGLGNATKVDQLSDLLALSDVVTLHIDDNSANKNFIGEKEISQMKDGALLVNLARGFVVDIPALVAALKSGKLAGAAVDVYPSEPRKNGEFYSELQGLPNVILTPHVGGSTEEAQRDIADFVPSKIMAYINSGNTVDAVNFPNIRLPRQTNAHRFLHIHKNVPGVMAKINKVLAEYDLNINGQFLSTDPKVGYVITDLDKEYNKEVLDALREIEGTIKFRVLY; via the coding sequence ATGATTAGCACAAAAAGAAATTATATTTTCGATTTTGACAGTACCTTAACCAAGGTAGAAGCATTAGATGTTTTAGCAGAGATAACCTTAGAGAACAATCCTAAAAAAGAGGCAATTATTCAAGAAATAATTGACATTACCAATTTAGGAATTGACGGCGAAATATCCTTCACAGAATCATTAGAGAGAAGAATAAAATTATTAAAAGCTAACCAAGCCGATTTGTCTGGTTTAGTAGCAGCTTTAAAAAAGCAAGTATCAAAATCCATAGAAAGCAACAAAGAATTTTTTGAAAAATTTGCAGATGACATCTATGTGATTTCTTGTGGATTTAAAGAGTTTATAGATCCTATTGTAGAAGAATACAATATACCTTCAGAAAGAGTGTATGCAAATACTTTTGAGTTTGCAGCAGATGGTGAAATTATTGGTTTTGATGCTAATAACCCATTGTCTCAGCACAACGGAAAAATAAAGTGTTTAAAAGACATGAATCTCGAAGGAGAAATACAAGTTATTGGTGATGGGTACAGCGATTATGTAACTAGAGAAGCTGGTGTAGCAGACAAGTTTTTTGCATACACAGAAAACGTTTCTAGAATTAAAACAACAGAAAACGCAGACCACATTGCCCCAAATTTAGATGAATTTTTATACGTAAACAAGTTGCCAAGAAATATCTCATACCCAAAGAATAGAATTAAAATATTATTATTAGAAAACGTACATCCAGATGCTTTTAACAAGTTGTCTACAGATGGTTTTTCTGTAGAAACCGTTTCTAAAAGTTTGTCTGAAGATGAATTGATAGAAAAAATAAAAGACGTACATGTTTTAGGTATTCGTTCTAAAACAAACGTAACGCAAAGAGTTGTAGACGCTGCAGAAAAATTAATGGTAGTTAGTGCATTTTGTATTGGTACCAAACAAATAGATTTAGAAGCGTGTAAAGAAAATGGAGTGGTGGTTTTTAATGCACCTTACAGCAATACACGTTCTGTTGTAGAATTAGCAATTGGAGAAATCATTATGTTAATGCGTAGTGTTTTTCAAAGAAGTACAGAAATTCACAATGGTCAATGGAATAAAACGGCAGAAGGTTCTAGAGAGGTTCGTGGTAAAAAACTAGGTATTGTAGGTTATGGTAATATTGGTAAGCAATTATCAATTTTAGCAGAAGCTTTAGGTATGGATGTTTATTATTATGATGTAGAAGATACCTTAGGTTTAGGAAATGCAACTAAGGTTGATCAATTATCAGACTTATTAGCATTATCTGATGTGGTTACTTTACATATTGATGATAATTCTGCAAATAAAAACTTTATTGGAGAAAAAGAAATTTCTCAAATGAAAGATGGCGCACTTTTAGTAAACTTAGCAAGAGGTTTTGTAGTAGATATTCCTGCATTGGTTGCCGCTTTAAAAAGCGGAAAATTAGCTGGTGCAGCAGTAGATGTATATCCTTCTGAACCTAGAAAAAACGGAGAATTTTACTCTGAATTACAAGGTTTACCAAACGTAATTTTAACGCCTCATGTTGGTGGAAGTACAGAAGAAGCACAAAGAGATATTGCAGATTTTGTACCAAGTAAAATTATGGCGTACATTAATTCTGGAAATACAGTAGATGCTGTAAACTTCCCTAATATCCGTTTACCAAGACAAACAAATGCACACCGTTTTTTACACATTCATAAAAATGTACCGGGTGTAATGGCTAAAATAAATAAAGTTTTAGCAGAATATGATTTAAACATTAATGGTCAATTTTTATCTACAGATCCAAAAGTTGGCTATGTAATAACAGATTTAGACAAAGAATACAACAAAGAAGTTTTAGATGCCTTAAGAGAAATTGAAGGGACTATTAAATTTAGAGTGTTGTATTAG
- a CDS encoding NAD(P)/FAD-dependent oxidoreductase, translating into MNKTDKILIIGAGLCGSLLALRLAQRGYKIELYESRPDLRTTDISAGRSINLALSDRGFKALRLCGVEEQAREFCIPMYGRLMHDRAGNTFASNYSGRENEYINSISRGDLNALLLNEAEKHINVNIHFNKKCKNVDIENNTAHFKDYKTKQELSIKADVIFGTDGAGSSLRKSYYLERKFLFSYSQNYLNHGYKELEIPADKNGKHQISNQHLHIWPRGDFMLIALPNLDGSFTVTLFLSYNEGEFNFENLISEEKITQFFEQEFPDALAIIPNIKDEFINNPTGALGTVKCSPWSYQNKTVLLGDSAHAIVPFYGQGMNASFEDVTVFDEILNQGLDSWKTVFKTYEKARKQDTDAIADLAIDNFHEMRDHVSNAIFKEKRKIEMDLEKTFPTEYFSKYSLVTFNANIGYNEAMKKGRAQDKALLNLIAGDEVHTHLNMKKDELKVILEKVKTETNNILEEDKIAGM; encoded by the coding sequence ATGAATAAAACAGATAAAATATTAATAATTGGCGCAGGTTTATGTGGTTCTCTTTTAGCTTTAAGATTAGCACAAAGAGGTTATAAAATTGAATTATACGAAAGCAGGCCAGATTTAAGAACTACAGATATTTCTGCAGGTAGATCTATCAATTTAGCATTGTCAGATAGAGGTTTTAAGGCATTACGTTTATGCGGAGTAGAAGAACAAGCAAGAGAATTTTGCATACCAATGTATGGACGATTAATGCACGACAGAGCTGGGAATACTTTTGCTTCTAATTACTCTGGTAGAGAAAATGAGTATATCAACTCCATTTCTCGTGGCGATTTAAATGCATTGTTATTAAACGAAGCAGAAAAGCATATAAACGTTAACATTCATTTTAATAAAAAATGCAAAAATGTTGATATAGAAAATAATACAGCACATTTTAAAGATTACAAAACCAAGCAAGAATTATCTATAAAAGCAGATGTAATTTTCGGAACAGATGGTGCAGGTTCTTCACTTAGAAAAAGCTATTATTTAGAACGTAAATTTCTGTTTAGCTACTCTCAGAATTATCTAAATCACGGTTATAAAGAATTAGAAATCCCTGCGGATAAAAATGGAAAGCATCAAATAAGTAACCAGCATTTACACATTTGGCCTCGTGGTGATTTTATGTTAATTGCCTTACCAAATTTAGACGGAAGTTTTACGGTTACACTTTTCTTAAGTTATAATGAAGGCGAATTTAATTTCGAAAACTTAATATCAGAAGAAAAAATAACACAGTTTTTTGAGCAAGAGTTTCCAGATGCTTTAGCAATCATTCCTAATATAAAAGACGAATTTATAAACAACCCAACAGGTGCTTTAGGAACCGTAAAATGTTCGCCATGGTCTTATCAAAATAAAACGGTTTTATTAGGCGATTCTGCGCATGCAATTGTACCGTTTTACGGACAAGGTATGAATGCTTCGTTTGAAGATGTTACTGTTTTCGATGAAATTTTGAATCAAGGTTTAGATTCTTGGAAAACTGTTTTTAAGACTTATGAAAAAGCAAGAAAACAAGACACAGATGCTATTGCAGATTTAGCAATTGATAACTTTCATGAAATGAGAGATCATGTGTCAAATGCTATTTTTAAGGAGAAAAGAAAGATAGAAATGGATTTAGAAAAGACGTTTCCAACGGAGTATTTCTCCAAGTATTCCTTAGTCACTTTTAATGCAAATATAGGGTACAATGAAGCCATGAAAAAAGGTAGAGCGCAAGACAAAGCTTTATTGAATTTAATTGCAGGAGATGAAGTTCACACGCATTTAAACATGAAAAAAGACGAGTTAAAAGTTATTTTAGAGAAAGTAAAAACAGAAACAAATAACATTTTAGAAGAAGATAAAATTGCAGGGATGTAG